The sequence TGATGAGCGCTATGATTTGATAGAGAACGATAGCCGCTATTGTATCGGTTCGTATGCCTTTCTGTGGGGTTCTAAACAAGAGACCACTTCTACATGGTATGGACTATTCACTCCCGATGGACACTCAGGAGAAGCAATTGATGTGCTGCAAAGAAGGTGGGGCTCTGAGCCGGAGAATAGGGCACCCGTGCTCAAGAGTATCGAGATGAATGGGAAATCTCCTTTAGATAATGTCTATGTAGTCTCAGGTGATCTGGCCGAAATAAGTATCGATATCTCCGACCCAGATGGGGATAGACTGAGCTATAAGTGGTCTGTGATATCAGAGAGTACGGATAAGAAGGCAGGAGGAGATGCTGAGAAGGCCCCGCCAACAATTCCAGGTACCGTCAAGAAGAATAAAGGGAGTAGTGCCGTCATCAGGGCACCCCGAGAAGAAGGGCAGTACCGTGTCTTTGTATTTGCCACAGATGGAAAGGGACATGCCGGCACGGCCAATATCCCATTCTACGTCACTCCTCGACCAGCAGATGCCGGCCCGGCCAGAGGAATAGAATTCAAATCGGTGCAACTGGACGTGCCGAAAAGATGACCCAGAAATAAGTAGAGAGACCAACCTACCTAAAGAACGACCTATGTCTAAGAAATCCTTTCTGATCATGATTGCGGCCGTGTCCTCCTTGGGCGGACTGCTTTTCGGATATGATACAGGTGTGATCAATGGTTCTCAGTTCTACCTGAGTAAATATTTCGAGTTGGACCCTGCTACTAAGGGATTCGTGGTTGGAAGTGCCTTACTCGGTTGTTTCGCAGGAGCCTTGCTTGCGGGGCCATTGAGCAGGAAATTCGGTCGGAAACACTCTCTTATCATCTCGGCCATTCTATTCACCATTTCCGCCTGGGGTTCAGGCCTACCGGGATTCTTTCCTGAATCCATTCCCTTGCTCATATTTTTCCGAATAGTAGGTGGATTGGGGATCGGGGTGGCATCGATGAACGCTCCCATGTATATCGCTGAGATCTCGCCTCCTGATAAACGGGGAAACATGGTCACCTACTATCAATTGGCCATAGTCGTAGGGTTCTTTGTCGTGTTCTTAGTGACCTATTATATCGGTCAACTGGGCGATGAAGCCTTTAATATTGCTCGGGGTTGGCGATTGATGTTCTGGTCAGAACTGGTGCCCTGTCTACTCTTCCTTGTCCTATTGTTCTTCATTCCAAAAAGTCCGCGATGGCTAGCGATGCGAGGTCGTGATGAGGAATGTATGGAAGTGCTGAAGAAAATACACCCGGAAGATGCGGCCACTGTAGAATTCAACGAGATCAAAGAATCGGTCCATTCCGATATGAACAGACCCAAAGTCAGTTTGTTGGCCAAGGGAATCCTGCC comes from Flavobacteriales bacterium and encodes:
- a CDS encoding sugar porter family MFS transporter, with the protein product MSKKSFLIMIAAVSSLGGLLFGYDTGVINGSQFYLSKYFELDPATKGFVVGSALLGCFAGALLAGPLSRKFGRKHSLIISAILFTISAWGSGLPGFFPESIPLLIFFRIVGGLGIGVASMNAPMYIAEISPPDKRGNMVTYYQLAIVVGFFVVFLVTYYIGQLGDEAFNIARGWRLMFWSELVPCLLFLVLLFFIPKSPRWLAMRGRDEECMEVLKKIHPEDAATVEFNEIKESVHSDMNRPKVSLLAKGILPIVLIGVTLSALQQFTGINAVLYYGSDIFEKALGFGKEDILAQQILLAGVNLVFTFIAMATVDKLGRKPLIYIGSAGMALGFILLATTLMTGTVGLLSLIGVLLFIASFAMSMGPVVWVVLSEMFPNRIRSAAMSVAVAAQWAANYFVSQSFPIIAEGPVNNNDFWNGALPYVIFIVFIIFIFIFTKVYIPETKGKSLEELEAIWDKYRPDSKASS